CGGTGCGGTGGAGTTCTTCCCGGATGGCAGGAGCCTCGTCTCCACGGGCCAGGACGGCAGCGTGCGGATCTGGCCGGATGAGCTGCCCTCGGACGCGGACGCGCTGCTCGCCTGGATGAAGACCATCACGGGCGAAGGGCCCACGTCCGGCGTCTCCTGGCATTGAGCATGTCCTCCCCTTCCGCCACCACGCCACTGCCGCTGGTCCTCGACACCAACGTGGTCCTGGATCTGCTGGTGTTCGATGATCCCCACGTGCGCCCCCTGGCCCAGGCGCTGTCGGCGGGCGAGGTCACCGCCTGGGCCGATGCGGAGACCCTGAAGGAGCTGGAGCTCGTGCTCGCCTATCCCTCCTTCGCCCTGGACGAGGCGGCCCGGCGGACGCTCCAGGAGCGCTACCAGGGCCTCGTGCGCGTGGCTCCCGCGGACCCCGGAGTGCCACCGCCTCTCCTGCCCCGGTGCCGGGATCGGGATGACCAGAAGTTCCTCGTCCTCGCCGCGCGCGTGGGCGCGTCCTGGCTGGTGAGCAAGGACAAGCGGGTGCTCGCGCTCGCCGGACACAAGCAGGTGCCGTTCGACATCCTCACGTCCCGGCAGATGGCGGAGCGGCTGCGTCAGCGGGAGCGCTGAACGGGCACGGCCTCAGGTCATGCGCTCCAGGCCGCGCCGCTCCGCGTCCCGCACCGACTGCCGCAGTCCGGCGAGCTGCCGCCGCGCCCACTCCGGCCCCAGCTCCAGCTCCTCCGGGAAGAACAGGTCCTCGCCGACGTCGTCGACGCGCACCTGGATGAGCGGATCATGCGGGTACTGGAGATCCGGATCATCGAACACCAGCGCCACCACGACGCCGGCCTGGCCGAGGAACCCCCGGTTCATCGAGTCATCCGCGGAGTGGCTGACGACCTTCACCCTCTCGCCAATGCGCACGGGGGCGCCTTCCACGTCCTCGTCAACGATGAGAGTGACATCCTGGATCATGGCGCGAAGGACCGGGGCTTGAGGGACATGGAGACGGCGAGCGTCGCGACGGCGACGATCGCCCAGGCGGACAGGTGGTAGCCCACGACGTGCTGCCAGCTCTGGGTGCACGCGAGCTCACCCAGGAAAGCGCCCGTGGTGCCCACGGACAGGCCCGCGAGGAGGGCACGCAAGGGACGGAAGGCGGCGCCTCGCAGGACGGCCACCGCGACGACGAGCGGGACGAGCCCCACCCCGACATGGCTGAGCGTGCAGACCCACTCCGGCAGGACCGACTCCGCCGAGGCCGGGCCCCGCGCGAAGACGAGCGCCGCCGCGCTGGCCACGGCCATCATCACGCCCCAGGGCTCGAGCTTGCGTCCACGCGGAGACACCGCCCCCCAGGTACACACCGCGCTGGTGGCCCACAGCAACGCCAGGAGCGGCGCGCGGCCCAGCAGCACGGCACCGGAGGTCCGCCCCAGCACGAGCAGCACCCCGGCCACCGCGGCCGACAGGCCCGCCGACGCCGCGAACACCCAGGTGGCCTGCGTGCGCCAGCGCCGTACCGGACGTTGGCGCGCCAGCTCCTCGCGCGCGGCGGACAGCGTGCGCTCGATGACCGCGCCGTCGGTGCGGAACTCCTCCGCGAGCAAGGTGTCGAGGGACGGTCGCATCAGGCCTCCTCCAGTCCACCCAGCAACTGCCGGAGCTTCTCGTATCCCCGGTGCGCCCGGACCCGGGCCGCCACCACGCTGATGCCTCGCATCGAGGCGATCTCCTCGAACGACCAGCCCTCCACCTTGCTGAGGATGACGGCCTCGCGCTGGTCCGGGTGGAGCTGCTGCAGCGCGTCCTCCAACTGCCTGCGCATCCCGGGATCGCCCACGCCGGGCTGGACCGACGACGGCGCGGGCTCACTCTCCCGGGAATACGCCTCCACATGCTGGCGGCGGCGCAGCGCATCCCGTGCCGCGTTCGCGCCGATCGTCAGCAGCCAGGGAGCGAAGCGGGTGCCCGGCTCGTAGCGGCCCCGGGCCCGGATGACGGACAGGAACGTCGTCTGCAGCAGATCCTCCGCGAGCGGCCCATCCCGCACCATCCGCGCCAGGAAGCCCCGCACGCGTCCGGCATGCCGGGCGAAGAGCGCCTCGAAAGCCGCCTGATCACCGTCACAGAAGCGTTCCATGAGCTCTTCGTCCGTGGGACTCCGCATCTCCTGTCTCACGTACGCTTCACCCCTGAAAACGTTTCCGGCCGCCGGCACCGGCGGGGCTGGGACGCCAAGCCCGCGAAACGATTGTGGAAATCACACCACTGGACGGTGACACACCGCGTCACCCACGTGATTCAGGGCGCGGGGGCGGCCGGCAGGAAGAAGGAGAAGGTGGCGCCCTGCCCCACCACGCCCTTGCCCCACGTGCGGCCCCCGTGGCGCGTGATGATGCGCCGCACGTGGGCCAGGCCAATGCCCGTGCCCTCGAACTCGCTGGCGCGGTGCAGCCGCTGGAAGACGCCGAACAGCTTGTCCTCGTACGCCATGTCGAAGCCCACGCCGTTGTCCTTCACGTGGATGACGACGCCGTCCTCGCCCGCCTCGGCCCTCACCTCCACCCGGCCCTCCGCCCGGGGCCGCGTGTACTTCACCGCGTTGCCGAGCAGGTTCTTGAAGACGAGCCTCAGCATGGCGGGATCTCCCCTCGCCTCCGGCATGGGCCCCACCTCCAGGACGAGCTGCCGGCCCTCGCGCTCCGGCGCGAGCTCCTCCCACACCTCCGCCACCAGCGGCTCCAGTTGGAGGCGGGACTGGCGCATCTCCACCCGGCCCATGCGGCTGAAGGCGAGCAGATCATCCACGAGCTGGCCCCCCCGCCGCGCCGACTCGGAGATGGTGCGCAGGTAGCCCTGGGCCTTGGCGTCCAGGACGCCCTGGGCATGGCGCTCGAGCAGCCCGACGAAGCCGGTGATGTGGCGCAGGGGTGCCCGGAGATCATGGCTCACCGTGTAGCTGAAGGACTCCAGCTCCCGGTTGGCCTCCTCGAGCTGCCGCGTCCGCTCACTCACGCGCAGCTCCAACTGCTGGTTGAGCAGACGCACGGCGTCCTGCACCTCGCGCTGCACGGTGATGTCACGCGCGGCGGCGTAGATGGCACCATCCGGAGTCGCGGGAGACGTCCTCCAGGCCAGCCATCGCCAGGAGCCGTCCTTGCACAGATAGCGGTTCTCGAAGTGGAGGGCATTCTCGCCCTGAGCGATGTCCGCCACCTCCTGGAGCGTCCGCTCCCGGTCCTCCGGGTGGACGAGCTCCAGGAAGCTCTGGGCGAGCAGCTCCTCCTCGCTCCACCCCAGCACGCGGGTGAAGGCCGGGTTGACGCGCCGGAAGCGGGCATCCACCCCCGCGACGCAGAACATGTCCGGCGCCAGCTGGAAGAAGCGCTCGCGCTCCTCCTCCGCGCGCTTCTGGAGGGTGATGTCCGTGGAGATGCCGCCCAGGGCGTAGAGCTGGCCCGCCGTGTCCTGCATCGGGAACTTGATCGACCGGTACACGTGCATCCCGTCCGCGTGGGGCGCCAGCTCCTCCAGCTCCACGGGGGTCTTGCGGCGCAACGCCTCCAGGTCATTGCGGCGGAACGCCTCGGCGACCTCCGGGCTGTAGAGCTGCGCGTCCGTCCTGCCGAGAAGGTCCTCGCGGGTGCGGCGCATGAAGGCCTCGTAGGCCTTGTTGACCAGCAGGTAGCGGCCCTGGAGATCCTTGACGTAGACGACGGCCGGAGAGGCGTCGAGGATGGCCCGGTAGTGCGCCTCCTCCCGGGAGCGGAGCCGCTCGAGCTCGTGGTTGCGCCGCTCCAGCTCCTCCCGGACGCGCTTGAGCTGGACGAGGTTGCGCACGCGCACGCGCACCTCCCCGGCCGAGAAGGGCTTGAGCAGGTAGTCCTGGGCCCCCTCGTGCAGCAGCTTCAGCTTGAGCGCTTCGTCGTCACGCGTGGACAGCACGACGATGGGCACCCCCTCGAGCGCCTCCTCCTGGCGCAGCGCGGCCACGAGGGATTCGCCGCTCAGCCCGGGGAGCTGGGTGCCGGTGAGGATGATGTCCGGCCGGAGCGAGCGGGCCTTCTCGAGCCCCTCCTGGCCATCGAAGGCAGAGATGACGCGGTAGTCCTCCTGGAGCGCCTCCGTCAGGAAGCGGTGCAGCTCCGGGTGCTCCTTCACCACCAGCACGGCCGGGCGTGAGGTGTCCTCCGTCCGGGCCTCCGCTTCCACCGGGGTCCGCTCGTCCACCGGGGGCGTGAGCGCCTCCAGGGTGCTGCGCAGCGACAGGCCCGCCTCGAGCGCCCAGGCCACCTCGGGGACTCGCCGCGTCACCGGCGTGCCCTCGGGCGCCCGGCAGGGCAGCTCCACGTGGAAGAGCTCCCCGCCGCCCGGCGCCTCCGTCACGCGGACGAAGCCACCGTGCAGCTCGACGAAGTCCCTCGCCAGGGACAGGCCCAGCTCCGTGCCCGCCTGTCCGTGCGCGCCCTCCTGTCCCGAGTCCTCCACCTCCAGCCGCGCCCGCTCGCCAGGAGCCCCGCTCACCGCCACGCGGATGCGCCCGCCGTCCGGAGTGGACTTGAAGGCGTTGGACAACAGGTGGATGACCACCCGCTCCAGCTTCTCCACGTCCACCTGCACGAAGAGGGGCCCGGGCGCGTCCACCTCGAGGGAGATGCGCCGCTGGAGCGCCAGGGGCTCGAAGTGCCGGGCCACCTCGCGCACCCGCGAGGCCAGCTCCACCTCGGTGTACGCCAGCGGCATGCGTCCCACGTCCATCCGGGCGATGTCGACGAGATCATCGACGTGCCGGAGCAGCAGCATGGCGTTGCGGCGCATGACGTCCAGGTCCTTGCGCTGGACGCCGGTGAGGTTGTGCCCGTGCGCGAGCAGCGTCTCCGCGGGCCCGAGGATGAGCGCCAGGTGGGTGCGCAGCTCGTGACTCACGTCGGAGAAGAACTGGGAGGTCTTCATGAGGGAGGCATCCGTGGGAGTCGAAGCTGGAAGGTGGTGCCCTCTTGCGCCGAGGAGCGGACCCCCACCGTTCCGCCATGGGCCCGGACGAGCTGATCCACGATGTAGAGGCCCAGCCCGATGCTGCGGCGGGAGTTGTCGGCGGCGTCCGCGCCGCGTTGCAGGGGCTGGAAGAGGCGGCCGAGCAGCCCGGTGGGGATGGGCTCGCCGGTGTTGTGGACGTGGATGGACACCGCGTCCTCCTCCCCCACCACCGACACCGAGACGGGCCCGTCCTTGGGCGAGTATTGGAGGGCGTTGCTCACCAGGTTGCCGAGCACCTGCGCCAGCCGGTCCGCGTCCCACAGGCCCCTGCCCGCGCCCTGGCAGTGCTCGCGCAGCTCGCGCCCGGGGTGGTTCAGCCCCACCTCCTGCAGGACCTGCCGCACGAGGGCGTGCAGATCCACGTTCCTGCGCTGCAGCGGGATGCCACCGCCGAGGCGCGCCCGGGTGAAGTCGAGCAGGTCTCGCACCATGCGGGTGGCACGCTCGGCGCTGGTGAGGATGAGGCGGGCATAGAAGGCGTGGCGCTCGTCCAGCTTCGCGTGCTCCACGAGCCCCGTGGCGCTCAGGGAGATGGCGCCCAGGGGATTGCGCAGATCATGGGACACGATGCCGATGAGCTGCTGGGCGAACTCGGCACGCTGGAGCGCCTCGGCCGCGGCGGCCCGGCTCGCCGTCACGTCCTGCACGGCCCCCACCATCCGGATGGCCTGGCCGTGCTCATCCCGCATGACGAAACCCCGGTCCGCCACCGTGGCATAGCTCCCGTCCTTGCGGCGCAGGCGGTACTCGGTCTCCCACCGGCCCTGCTCGGGCGATTCGACGAGGGCCCGCAGGCCCTGCAACACACGCGGGAGGTCCTCCGGATGGACGGCCTCCAGCCACCACTGACCGGCGGGGTCCGGCTCCCGATCGCCACGGCCGTACTGCGCCCAGATCTCATCGTTCCGGGTGACCTGGCCCGTCTTCAAATCCCAGTCCCAGAGCGCGTCCCGGGTGGCCTTCACGACCAGCCGGTAGCGCTCCTCGCTCTCGCGCAGACGCTGCTCGGCCTGCTGGCGCTCGGCACTCTCGCGGGCCTCGCGCAGGGCACGCTGGACGCTCGGCACCAGCCGCTCCAGACGATCCTTGAGGACGTAGTCGGTGGCGCCCAGCTTGAGCAGCTCGATGGCGCGCTCCTCCCCGAGCGCTCCGGACACGAAGATGAAGGGCAGCTGCGGCCGGGTGCGGCGCGCCCGCTCCAACGCCGTGAGGCCATGGAAGCCCGGGATGTTGTAGTCCGAGAGGATGAGCTCGTGCTGGTCCTCGGCCAGGGCCTCGGTGAAGGCGTCGTCGGAGTCCACGCGGGTGAGCGCCACGGACAAGCCTTCGCGCTCCAGCCGCTCCTGGATGAGCTCGGCGTCGAGCGGATCATCCTCGAGGAGCAGCACGCTCAGGAGGGACACGGTCCTGGAGCCCGGCGCGTGGGGGGCCTCGGTGTTGGGGGGGTGGCTCATGCGTCCCCCTTGGATTCGGGCGCACTGCCCGGGGGAGGCTCATTCACCTCGGTCCAGAAGACGCGCAACCCTTCCAGCGCGGACTCGAGCTCCTGGAAGGACACGGGCTTGATGACATAGGCGTTCGCCCCCAGGCCGTAGGAGCGCACCAGATCCACCTCCTCGCGGCTGGAGGTGAACATCACCACGGGCACCAGCTTCAGGTCCGGATCGCTCTTCATCCGGCTGAGCACCTGCAGCCCGTCCACGCGAGGCAGCTTCAGGTCCAGGAGCACCACGGACGGGTTGTCCGCTGGACGTCCAGCGTGGGGGCCTTGCCGGTACAGGTAATCGAGGGCCTCCTGACCATCATTCGCCACGATCACCTTGTCCGCGAGGTGGGCCTCGGCGAAGGCGGCCAGGATGAGGGTGACATCGTTCTCGCTGTCTTCGACCAGCAGGATGCGTTTCAACGCCGGCATGGGGGGAACCACACGAGGGGGGCAAGGCGGGGGGACCTTGTCGGAGCAGTAGACGGGAGGCCCACCTGGGAAGCAACCCGAGCAGGCGCCTACAACCCGATTACTTTAAACACCAACCGATTCCAACGCTCCCTTGAGTGCCTACCCCACGGTGGCGCGCCGGGGCACGCGCCACCGGGCCCGGCTGCCCGTCTGCCGCTCGTGCCGGGCGTGCCGCGAGCGCAACCCCTTCTCCACGCCGATGATGGGCAGGATGGCGGCCCCCACGAGCGCGCACAGCCCCAGCTCCCCGGCCGACAGGGGCGCGGTGTCGAACACCTTCCGCATGAAGGGCAGGTAGATGAACCCGAGTTGCAGCACCACCAGCAGCCCGATGCCGGCGTAGACGAAGGGGTTGCTGAAGAGGCCGATGCGGAAGAGGGAGTCGTGCAGGGAGCGGCAGTTCAGCAGGTAGAAGATCTGGAACATGATGACCGTGGTAACGGCCATGGTCTGCGCCTCGGCGAGCGCCAGCGTGTGCGCGATGCCCCGCCCCAGCTCGGCGTTGTACTCCCAGAGGAAGAGCCCGGTGGCGCCGGCGCACATGAGCACCGCGACCAGGAGGGTGCGCATCAGGACGAAACGGCTGAGCACGGGCGCGTCCGGTTGGCGGGGGAGCCGCCGCATCACGTCCGGCTCGCGGGCCTCGAAGGCCAGGGGCAGCGCGAGCGCCACGGTGGCCACCAGGTTGATCCACAGCAGCTGGGTGGGGAGCATGGCCAGCAGCGGGACGTCCTCGCCATCGAGCCGCATGATGGGGAAGAAGGCCACGCCGACGATGAGGATGAGGGCCAGCCCCAGGTTGGTGGGCAGCACGAAGGCGAGCGACTTGATGAGGTTGTCGTAGACGCGCCGGCCCTCCTCCACCGCGGCGGCGATGGAGGCGAAGTTGTCATCCGTGAGGATGATGTCCGCGGCCTCCTTGGACACGGCGGTGCCGGTGATGCCCATGGCCACGCCGATGTTGGCCTGTTTGAGCGCGGGCGCGTCGTTGACGCCATCACCCGTCATGGCCACCACATGCCCCTCCTGCTGGAGGGCGCGCACCAGGCGCAGCTTGTGCTCGGGCGCCACGCGGGCGAACACGTTGCAGGAGGTGGCCACCTCGCGCAGCCGCGCCTCATCCATCTCCGCCAGCTGCGCGCCCGTCACCGCTCCCCTCCCCTCGAGGATGCCGAGCTGCTCGCCAATGGCCTC
The sequence above is drawn from the Archangium gephyra genome and encodes:
- a CDS encoding putative toxin-antitoxin system toxin component, PIN family codes for the protein MSSPSATTPLPLVLDTNVVLDLLVFDDPHVRPLAQALSAGEVTAWADAETLKELELVLAYPSFALDEAARRTLQERYQGLVRVAPADPGVPPPLLPRCRDRDDQKFLVLAARVGASWLVSKDKRVLALAGHKQVPFDILTSRQMAERLRQRER
- a CDS encoding Carotenogenesis protein CarS, which gives rise to MIQDVTLIVDEDVEGAPVRIGERVKVVSHSADDSMNRGFLGQAGVVVALVFDDPDLQYPHDPLIQVRVDDVGEDLFFPEELELGPEWARRQLAGLRQSVRDAERRGLERMT
- a CDS encoding DUF1109 family protein, with amino-acid sequence MRPSLDTLLAEEFRTDGAVIERTLSAAREELARQRPVRRWRTQATWVFAASAGLSAAVAGVLLVLGRTSGAVLLGRAPLLALLWATSAVCTWGAVSPRGRKLEPWGVMMAVASAAALVFARGPASAESVLPEWVCTLSHVGVGLVPLVVAVAVLRGAAFRPLRALLAGLSVGTTGAFLGELACTQSWQHVVGYHLSAWAIVAVATLAVSMSLKPRSFAP
- a CDS encoding RNA polymerase sigma factor, encoding MRSPTDEELMERFCDGDQAAFEALFARHAGRVRGFLARMVRDGPLAEDLLQTTFLSVIRARGRYEPGTRFAPWLLTIGANAARDALRRRQHVEAYSRESEPAPSSVQPGVGDPGMRRQLEDALQQLHPDQREAVILSKVEGWSFEEIASMRGISVVAARVRAHRGYEKLRQLLGGLEEA
- a CDS encoding ATP-binding protein produces the protein MKTSQFFSDVSHELRTHLALILGPAETLLAHGHNLTGVQRKDLDVMRRNAMLLLRHVDDLVDIARMDVGRMPLAYTEVELASRVREVARHFEPLALQRRISLEVDAPGPLFVQVDVEKLERVVIHLLSNAFKSTPDGGRIRVAVSGAPGERARLEVEDSGQEGAHGQAGTELGLSLARDFVELHGGFVRVTEAPGGGELFHVELPCRAPEGTPVTRRVPEVAWALEAGLSLRSTLEALTPPVDERTPVEAEARTEDTSRPAVLVVKEHPELHRFLTEALQEDYRVISAFDGQEGLEKARSLRPDIILTGTQLPGLSGESLVAALRQEEALEGVPIVVLSTRDDEALKLKLLHEGAQDYLLKPFSAGEVRVRVRNLVQLKRVREELERRNHELERLRSREEAHYRAILDASPAVVYVKDLQGRYLLVNKAYEAFMRRTREDLLGRTDAQLYSPEVAEAFRRNDLEALRRKTPVELEELAPHADGMHVYRSIKFPMQDTAGQLYALGGISTDITLQKRAEEERERFFQLAPDMFCVAGVDARFRRVNPAFTRVLGWSEEELLAQSFLELVHPEDRERTLQEVADIAQGENALHFENRYLCKDGSWRWLAWRTSPATPDGAIYAAARDITVQREVQDAVRLLNQQLELRVSERTRQLEEANRELESFSYTVSHDLRAPLRHITGFVGLLERHAQGVLDAKAQGYLRTISESARRGGQLVDDLLAFSRMGRVEMRQSRLQLEPLVAEVWEELAPEREGRQLVLEVGPMPEARGDPAMLRLVFKNLLGNAVKYTRPRAEGRVEVRAEAGEDGVVIHVKDNGVGFDMAYEDKLFGVFQRLHRASEFEGTGIGLAHVRRIITRHGGRTWGKGVVGQGATFSFFLPAAPAP
- a CDS encoding sensor histidine kinase, translating into MSHPPNTEAPHAPGSRTVSLLSVLLLEDDPLDAELIQERLEREGLSVALTRVDSDDAFTEALAEDQHELILSDYNIPGFHGLTALERARRTRPQLPFIFVSGALGEERAIELLKLGATDYVLKDRLERLVPSVQRALREARESAERQQAEQRLRESEERYRLVVKATRDALWDWDLKTGQVTRNDEIWAQYGRGDREPDPAGQWWLEAVHPEDLPRVLQGLRALVESPEQGRWETEYRLRRKDGSYATVADRGFVMRDEHGQAIRMVGAVQDVTASRAAAAEALQRAEFAQQLIGIVSHDLRNPLGAISLSATGLVEHAKLDERHAFYARLILTSAERATRMVRDLLDFTRARLGGGIPLQRRNVDLHALVRQVLQEVGLNHPGRELREHCQGAGRGLWDADRLAQVLGNLVSNALQYSPKDGPVSVSVVGEEDAVSIHVHNTGEPIPTGLLGRLFQPLQRGADAADNSRRSIGLGLYIVDQLVRAHGGTVGVRSSAQEGTTFQLRLPRMPPS
- a CDS encoding response regulator: MPALKRILLVEDSENDVTLILAAFAEAHLADKVIVANDGQEALDYLYRQGPHAGRPADNPSVVLLDLKLPRVDGLQVLSRMKSDPDLKLVPVVMFTSSREEVDLVRSYGLGANAYVIKPVSFQELESALEGLRVFWTEVNEPPPGSAPESKGDA